In one Sphingomonas sp. S1-29 genomic region, the following are encoded:
- a CDS encoding acylphosphatase: MMMATQRVYVSGKVQGVGYRDYMVRKAREHGVVGWVRNTRDGRVEMLASGEDDALAAFVEASRGGPMLCRVDNVEAHPDSEKPAKGFTKRFTA; the protein is encoded by the coding sequence ATGATGATGGCGACGCAGCGAGTATATGTTTCGGGCAAGGTCCAGGGCGTTGGCTATCGCGACTATATGGTCCGCAAGGCGCGCGAGCATGGCGTCGTCGGATGGGTCCGCAACACCCGCGACGGCCGGGTAGAGATGCTCGCGTCGGGCGAGGACGACGCGCTGGCGGCGTTCGTCGAGGCTTCGCGCGGCGGGCCGATGCTGTGCCGCGTCGACAATGTCGAGGCGCATCCCGACAGCGAGAAGCCCGCCAAGGGCTTCACCAAGCGGTTCACCGCCTGA
- a CDS encoding Uma2 family endonuclease, which produces MNETLPLEPITRPIGLRIEDYLLLDGAGTYEAVGKTELIEGEVFAVNSEYRPHTRIKSRLHLLIARGLELLDSDLEAAIEGSVAMPPANAPMPDIVVTSEIEGDGLIPVPSVRLIVEVADASLHGDLTRKAAIYARHAVPEYWVVDVNGRVVHQLSAPSGDGYIERRAITFGSAMESVAIPGLRIATSTL; this is translated from the coding sequence ATGAACGAGACGCTTCCGCTCGAGCCAATCACCCGACCGATCGGGTTGCGGATAGAGGATTATCTGCTGCTCGACGGCGCGGGCACGTACGAGGCGGTGGGCAAGACCGAGCTGATCGAGGGGGAAGTCTTCGCGGTGAATTCGGAATATCGCCCGCACACGCGGATCAAGTCTCGGCTGCATTTGCTGATCGCCCGCGGGCTCGAACTGCTCGATAGCGATCTGGAAGCCGCGATCGAGGGATCGGTTGCAATGCCGCCCGCCAACGCGCCGATGCCCGATATCGTCGTCACCAGCGAGATCGAAGGCGACGGGCTGATACCCGTTCCCTCGGTTCGCCTTATCGTCGAGGTCGCCGATGCGTCGCTGCACGGCGACTTGACGCGCAAGGCAGCGATCTATGCGCGGCATGCAGTACCCGAATATTGGGTTGTCGACGTCAATGGCCGGGTCGTTCATCAATTGAGCGCGCCAAGCGGTGACGGCTATATCGAGCGCCGTGCAATCACCTTCGGCAGCGCCATGGAGTCGGTCGCGATCCCGGGTCTCAGGATCGCGACCTCTACCTTATAA
- a CDS encoding sensor histidine kinase, translated as MAVVEEASADPGPRPQGEIDYRLGQQRILARFGMDALRSRDLDELLQRATELCAAGMNAGFCKYLEAPDEQGRMLVRSGVGWAPGIVGTAYLYADLGSPAGFAYKIGEPVISNHLDDEERFRTPAIMAEHGIKRAINVLVEADANRYGVIEVDSTQEGKFDEDDLAFMQGFANLIGVAIERQHAEGRLNAALEHQELLVREASHRVKNSLALVSAMLNLQMQEDDDPRIVRLLGDAQARITAIAQTHDQLWRGDRIGIVALDDLASGLVTGLREQAPQCRIECSAEPIAISADTAIPLGLMLTELVTNAIKYAGGEGQHGRIDVRIAEEDGAIAMTVSDNGPGMPEGFDIKTQSRASLGMRMIASLTRQLGGTIAFTPDFEDQGTRVRLSFPNPRTL; from the coding sequence ATGGCCGTGGTAGAGGAAGCGTCAGCAGATCCAGGCCCGCGCCCGCAGGGTGAGATCGACTATCGCCTGGGGCAGCAGCGCATCCTCGCTAGGTTCGGGATGGACGCGCTGCGGTCGCGCGACCTCGATGAGCTGTTGCAGCGCGCGACCGAATTGTGCGCTGCAGGCATGAACGCCGGCTTCTGCAAATATCTCGAAGCGCCCGATGAACAGGGGCGGATGCTGGTGCGCTCGGGCGTGGGCTGGGCGCCTGGCATCGTCGGCACCGCCTATCTCTATGCCGATCTCGGGTCGCCCGCGGGCTTCGCCTACAAGATCGGTGAGCCCGTCATCTCGAACCATCTCGACGATGAAGAGCGCTTCCGCACCCCCGCGATCATGGCCGAGCATGGCATCAAGCGCGCGATCAACGTGCTCGTCGAGGCCGACGCCAACCGCTATGGCGTGATCGAGGTCGACAGCACGCAGGAGGGCAAGTTCGACGAGGACGACCTCGCCTTCATGCAGGGCTTCGCCAACCTCATCGGCGTCGCGATCGAGCGCCAGCATGCCGAAGGCCGGCTCAACGCCGCGCTCGAGCATCAGGAGCTGCTGGTGCGCGAAGCTAGCCACCGCGTGAAGAACAGCCTTGCTCTGGTGTCGGCGATGCTCAACCTGCAGATGCAGGAGGATGACGATCCGCGTATCGTCCGACTGCTGGGCGATGCGCAGGCGCGGATCACCGCGATCGCACAGACGCATGACCAATTATGGCGCGGTGACCGGATCGGCATCGTCGCGCTCGACGATCTGGCAAGCGGGCTGGTGACGGGCTTGCGCGAACAGGCGCCGCAATGCCGGATCGAATGCTCTGCCGAACCGATTGCGATCAGCGCCGATACCGCGATCCCATTGGGGCTGATGCTGACCGAGCTCGTCACCAACGCGATCAAATATGCCGGCGGCGAGGGGCAGCACGGCCGCATCGACGTGCGTATCGCCGAGGAGGACGGAGCGATCGCGATGACGGTCAGCGATAACGGTCCGGGCATGCCCGAAGGCTTCGACATCAAGACGCAGTCGCGCGCGAGCCTCGGCATGCGGATGATCGCCAGCCTGACGCGTCAGCTGGGCGGCACGATCGCCTTCACCCCCGACTTCGAAGATCAGGGGACGCGCGTTCGGTTGAGCTTCCCGAACCCGCGGACGTTATAA
- the ettA gene encoding energy-dependent translational throttle protein EttA, producing the protein MAVQYSFVMKGLTKTFPGANKPVLNNISLQFLPDAKIAIIGPNGAGKSTLMKVMAGMDTEFTGEAWAAEGIKVGYLAQEPQLDPSKDVMGNVKDGVRPVADLVDRFNEISNIMGDPPEDADFDALMTEMGELQEKIDAVDGWTLDNQLEIAMEALRCPPGDADVSNLSGGEKRRVALCKLLLEKPQILLLDEPTNHLDAESVAWLENYLKEYTGNVILVTHDRYFLDNVVNWVLELDRGRYYTYESNYSGYLEKKVKRLEQEEREEQGKQKAIADELAWMRQTPKARQTKSKARIRAFDDLVKSQENRAVGKAQILIQIPERLGGKVIEAEGLTKSYGDKLLFENLTFSLPPGGIVGVIGPNGAGKSTLFKLITGQEQPDEGKIDIGQTVKLGYVDQSRDALNPANNVWEEISDKLEVFRFGKQELGTRAYVGAFNFKGQDQQKKVGQLSGGERNRVHIAKMLKEGGNVLLLDEPTNDLDVETLRALEEALETFAGCAVVISHDRFFLDRLCTHILAFEGDSHVEWFEGNYDSYEEDKRRRMGDAADRPTRLAYKKLTR; encoded by the coding sequence GTGGCCGTCCAATACAGCTTCGTCATGAAAGGCCTGACCAAGACCTTTCCCGGCGCCAACAAGCCCGTCCTCAACAATATCAGCCTGCAATTCCTGCCCGACGCCAAGATCGCGATCATCGGCCCCAACGGTGCCGGCAAGTCGACGTTGATGAAGGTCATGGCGGGGATGGACACCGAATTCACCGGCGAAGCCTGGGCCGCCGAGGGGATCAAGGTCGGCTATCTCGCGCAGGAGCCGCAGCTCGATCCGAGCAAGGACGTCATGGGCAACGTCAAGGATGGCGTGCGCCCGGTCGCCGACCTGGTCGATCGCTTCAACGAGATTTCGAACATCATGGGCGATCCGCCCGAGGATGCCGATTTCGACGCGCTGATGACCGAGATGGGCGAGCTGCAGGAAAAGATCGACGCGGTCGATGGCTGGACGCTCGACAACCAGCTCGAGATCGCGATGGAGGCATTGCGCTGCCCGCCGGGCGATGCCGATGTCAGCAACCTGTCGGGCGGCGAGAAGCGCCGGGTGGCGCTCTGCAAGCTGCTGCTCGAAAAACCGCAAATCCTGCTGCTCGACGAGCCGACCAACCATCTCGATGCCGAAAGCGTCGCGTGGCTCGAAAATTATCTCAAGGAATATACCGGCAACGTCATCCTCGTGACGCATGACCGCTACTTCCTCGACAACGTCGTGAATTGGGTGCTCGAGCTCGATCGCGGGCGTTACTATACCTACGAAAGCAATTATTCGGGCTATCTCGAAAAGAAGGTCAAGCGACTCGAGCAGGAAGAGCGCGAGGAGCAGGGCAAGCAGAAGGCGATCGCCGACGAGCTCGCCTGGATGCGCCAGACCCCCAAGGCACGCCAGACCAAGTCGAAGGCGCGAATCCGGGCGTTCGACGATCTGGTCAAGAGCCAGGAGAACCGCGCGGTCGGCAAGGCGCAGATCCTCATCCAGATCCCCGAGCGCCTGGGCGGCAAGGTGATCGAGGCCGAGGGGCTGACCAAATCCTATGGCGACAAGTTGCTGTTCGAGAACCTGACCTTCAGCCTGCCGCCGGGCGGCATCGTCGGCGTGATCGGTCCCAACGGTGCGGGCAAGTCGACCTTGTTCAAGCTCATCACCGGCCAGGAACAGCCCGACGAGGGCAAGATCGACATCGGCCAGACGGTGAAGCTCGGCTATGTCGATCAGTCGCGCGATGCGCTGAACCCGGCGAACAATGTGTGGGAGGAGATCTCCGACAAGCTCGAAGTCTTCCGCTTCGGCAAGCAGGAGCTTGGCACGCGCGCTTATGTCGGCGCGTTCAATTTCAAGGGCCAGGACCAGCAGAAGAAGGTCGGCCAGCTTTCGGGCGGTGAGCGCAATCGCGTGCATATCGCCAAGATGCTGAAGGAGGGTGGCAACGTCCTGCTGCTCGACGAACCGACCAACGATCTCGACGTCGAGACGCTACGCGCGCTCGAGGAAGCGCTCGAAACCTTCGCGGGTTGTGCGGTGGTCATCAGCCATGACCGCTTCTTCCTCGATCGGCTGTGCACGCACATCCTGGCGTTCGAAGGCGACAGCCATGTCGAATGGTTCGAAGGCAATTACGACAGCTACGAGGAAGACAAGCGCCGCCGCATGGGCGACGCCGCCGACCGCCCGACGCGGCTGGCGTACAAGAAACTGACTCGCTGA
- a CDS encoding M28 family peptidase has protein sequence MTEMHRWIAALALASPLIPATAQQVPDRAGQLRDAALDDQVAYAITEGLTTEIGPRLAGTEAEERARAWALQRLTAMGFSNVRNEPFPLKTWVRGEETAEILAPFPQPLRLTALGNSGATPARGIEGEVVYFANYDDLLAAPDGSLKGKIAFVSHAMTRTQDGSQYGTYGVVRRAGPGVAAKKGAAAILIRSIGTDSHRNPHAGGTNFPEGVTAIPAAALSIPDAEQLERVIQRGQPVRLKLTLTPRAIGTRESGNVIAEVPGSDPAAGIVLVACHLDSWDLATGAFDDAAGCGIVTAAAKRIMDAGQPRRTIRILWAGAEEVGIFGGRAYFEKHKAERHVAAAESDFGADRVWRVDTSFAPAAKPVVDRLKAALLPLGIAAGAAPATGGADVSAVIAAGTPGIDLQQDGTRYFDLHHTPDDTLDKIDPVQMQQNVAAWTAMLAVVADAPEDIGMRNAAN, from the coding sequence ATGACTGAAATGCATCGTTGGATCGCCGCACTCGCCCTTGCGTCCCCGCTTATCCCCGCCACCGCGCAGCAAGTGCCCGACCGGGCCGGCCAGCTCCGCGATGCCGCGCTCGACGATCAGGTCGCCTATGCGATCACCGAGGGGCTCACCACCGAGATCGGGCCGCGGCTGGCGGGGACCGAGGCCGAGGAGCGTGCGCGCGCCTGGGCGCTCCAGCGGCTCACCGCGATGGGATTCAGCAACGTCCGCAACGAACCCTTCCCGCTCAAGACCTGGGTACGCGGCGAAGAGACCGCGGAGATCCTCGCCCCCTTCCCGCAGCCGCTGCGGCTGACCGCGCTCGGCAATTCGGGCGCCACCCCCGCGCGCGGAATCGAGGGCGAGGTCGTGTATTTCGCGAACTATGACGATCTGCTCGCCGCGCCCGACGGATCGCTCAAGGGCAAGATCGCGTTCGTCAGTCATGCGATGACGCGGACGCAGGACGGCTCGCAATATGGCACCTATGGCGTCGTGCGGCGCGCTGGACCGGGCGTAGCCGCCAAGAAGGGCGCGGCAGCGATCCTGATCCGCTCGATCGGCACCGACAGCCACCGCAACCCGCACGCCGGCGGCACCAACTTCCCCGAGGGCGTCACCGCGATCCCCGCGGCTGCGCTGTCGATCCCCGATGCCGAACAGCTCGAGCGGGTGATCCAACGCGGCCAGCCGGTGCGGCTGAAACTGACGCTCACCCCGCGCGCGATCGGCACCCGCGAGTCGGGCAATGTCATCGCCGAAGTGCCCGGCAGCGACCCGGCGGCGGGAATCGTGCTGGTGGCCTGCCACCTCGACAGCTGGGATCTGGCGACCGGCGCGTTCGACGATGCCGCGGGCTGCGGGATCGTCACCGCGGCGGCGAAGCGGATCATGGACGCAGGACAGCCGCGCCGGACGATCCGCATCCTATGGGCCGGCGCCGAGGAAGTCGGCATCTTCGGCGGACGCGCCTATTTCGAGAAGCACAAGGCCGAGCGGCATGTAGCGGCGGCCGAATCCGATTTCGGCGCCGATCGCGTCTGGCGGGTCGATACTAGCTTCGCGCCCGCCGCCAAGCCCGTCGTCGACCGGCTGAAGGCCGCGCTGCTGCCGCTCGGCATCGCTGCCGGCGCGGCGCCCGCCACCGGGGGCGCCGACGTGTCGGCGGTCATCGCCGCGGGAACCCCGGGGATCGACCTGCAACAGGACGGCACGCGCTATTTCGACCTGCACCACACCCCCGACGACACGCTCGACAAGATCGACCCTGTGCAGATGCAGCAAAACGTAGCGGCATGGACCGCGATGCTGGCGGTCGTCGCCGACGCACCCGAGGACATCGGCATGCGAAATGCGGCGAATTGA